A genomic region of Dickeya solani IPO 2222 contains the following coding sequences:
- a CDS encoding threo-3-hydroxy-L-aspartate ammonia-lyase: MSPIVLPSYDDVAAASERIAGYAHRTPVLTSRTVNDAFGAELYFKCENFQRMGAFKFRGAMNALLQFTAAQKAAGVVAFSSGNHAQAIALSAKLLGMPATIVMPQDAPAAKIAATKGYGAQVVTYDRYTQDREAIGRELAQQHGMTLIPPYDHPQVIAGQGTAAKELFEEVGELDALFVCLGGGGLLSGSALSARRLSPGCRVYGVEPEAGNDGQQSFRSGRIVHIDTPNTLADGAQTQHLGQYTFALIRAHVDDILTVSDDELVAAMRFFAERMKMVVEPTGCLGFAAARASQNELRGKRVGVIVSGGNVDLARYGQLLAG, translated from the coding sequence ATGAGCCCAATTGTTCTGCCTTCCTATGACGACGTCGCCGCCGCCAGCGAGCGGATTGCCGGTTATGCCCACCGCACGCCGGTTCTCACCTCCCGTACCGTCAACGACGCGTTCGGCGCGGAGCTTTACTTCAAATGCGAAAACTTCCAGCGCATGGGCGCGTTTAAATTCCGCGGCGCGATGAACGCGCTGTTGCAATTCACCGCGGCGCAGAAGGCAGCCGGCGTGGTGGCCTTCTCCTCCGGTAACCATGCGCAGGCGATCGCCCTGTCGGCAAAACTGCTGGGGATGCCCGCCACCATCGTCATGCCGCAGGACGCCCCCGCGGCCAAGATCGCCGCCACCAAAGGGTACGGCGCGCAGGTGGTGACTTACGATCGTTACACCCAAGACCGCGAAGCCATCGGCCGCGAACTGGCGCAGCAACACGGCATGACGCTGATTCCGCCCTACGACCATCCGCAGGTCATCGCCGGTCAGGGAACCGCGGCCAAAGAGCTGTTCGAGGAAGTGGGCGAGCTGGATGCGCTGTTTGTTTGTCTGGGCGGCGGCGGGTTGCTGTCCGGTTCGGCGCTGTCGGCACGGCGGCTGTCGCCCGGCTGCCGGGTGTACGGCGTCGAACCCGAGGCCGGCAACGACGGTCAGCAGTCCTTTCGTTCCGGCCGCATCGTGCATATCGATACGCCCAACACCCTCGCCGACGGCGCCCAGACGCAGCATCTGGGCCAGTACACCTTCGCGCTGATCCGTGCCCACGTGGATGACATTCTGACCGTCAGTGATGATGAACTGGTCGCGGCGATGCGTTTTTTCGCCGAGCGGATGAAAATGGTGGTGGAACCGACCGGTTGCCTCGGTTTCGCCGCGGCCCGCGCCAGCCAGAACGAACTGCGGGGGAAACGCGTCGGTGTTATCGTCAGCGGCGGTAATGTCGACCTTGCCCGCTACGGCCAGTTACTGGCTGGTTGA